TGGAGCTGCACGGACAGCTCGCCGATCGTGAACAGCGACGCCACCGTCGCGTCCTCGCGGAGCTCCTCGACGGACCGATGCAGGTCGTCGCGCGTCGAGTGCGCGTCCGCCGAGGCCGCGACGGTGCGGTTCTCCGGGAGCACGAACCGCCAGCGCCAGTCGTCGCCGTCCGTGTACGTCTGGAACGCCGCGGTCTCCATCGTCCGGATCTCCGCGTGGAGGTCCGACGTCAACGCGTTCATCGCCTCTCGTGCGCCCGAGCGCGAGTCGTGGACGTGCGGGTCCGCCGCGATGAGCTTCCCGGCCTCGTCGATGAGTCGCCACGCCCAGCCGTCCGCGTCGTCGTCGCGGAAGATCTCGAACGCGGCCGTGTCGATCTCGATGATGTCGGCGTCCGGCGCCTTCTCCTTCAGCGTGAACATCGCCTCGGTCGCTTCGCCGCGCGAGTCGTGCTCCGCGCCCGAGTCCGCCATCACCGCGCCGTCCTCGTCGATGAGCCGCCACCGCCACTCGCCGCTGTCGGCCTCGTACACCTGGAACGCGGCCTCCTCGAACTCGATGAGGTCCGCCTCCGCGGCCTGACTCCGGACGCGCTCGATGCCCTCGCGCGCCGCCTCGTCGCTCTCGTGCGCTTCCGTGCTGTCTGCGACTACCGACCGGTCCTGCGTGACCAGACGCCAGTGCCACTCCTCGCCGTCGGGGTACGTCTCGTACGCCGCCCCGTCGACCTCGACGACGTCCGCCTCGGCCGCACCCGACTGCAGAGCGCGCGCGCCTCGCTCCGCGCTCGCGCGGTCGGCGAGCGGTTCGTGGTGGCGCGCGATGACGTCGTCGGCGTCGTCGACGAGCCGCCACTGCCAGTCGTCGCCGTCGTCGAACACCTCGTACGTCGGGTTGCCGGCGACCGTCGTCGACGCGTCCTCGAGGTCCGAGAGCACGCGCTCGACGGCCGCTTCGGCGGACCGCCGGCCGTCGTACGCGGTCCGCGAACTCACGAGCTCGCGCTGGTCCGAGTCGAGGATGCGCCACCGCCAGCCGTCGCCGGCCTCGTGGAGTTCCACACCGTAGGATTCGAGGACGATCGTACGGCCGTCGGCGAGCAGGTCGCCGGCGTGCTCGGCCTGGTCGACCGCCGACGAGCGACTGTTCGCGGCGGCGACGCCCGAGGCGAGCGCGCGTCGTTCGTCGTCGAGGAGCTCCCAGTGCCAGCCGTCGTCGTCCTGGTGGTAGTTGAACGCCGCCCCCTCGATGTCGACTATCTCCGCGGTCGGCGCGCGGTCCTTGAGGAAGCTGACGTCGTCCTCCGCGCCGTCGCGCGCGTCGAACTCCGCCTGGCTCTCGGCGACGACGCCGCCGTCGTCGCGCATCAGGAGCCACCGCCAGCCGTCCTCTGCGCTCTCGTACAGGCGGAACGCGGCGGTCGTGATCTCCAGCAGGCGCGCGTTCCCGATCTGTTCCTTGAGGTCGTCGATGGCGTCCTCGGCGTCCGGTCGCGTTCGAGCGCTCCCGGTCGCGCTCGCCATCGCTTCCTCGTGGACGACGTTCCACGTCCAGTCGCCGTAGTCGTCGCGGTGGACGGCGAACATCGCGTCCTCCTCGGCCTCGCCGAGCATGATCGGCGGATGCTCGTCGATCCCCTCGGCCTCGACGAGCATCGCGCGTTCGCCCGTGAGGACGGGGACGAGTCCGGTGATGCCCGCGAGGATCCCGCACCCGACGGCGTACACGGCCATCACGGTCGGTTCGCCCTGGGCTGGCGTCCACTCGCCGGGGTACGCCTGCAGGAAGAGGACGACGCCACCGAGCGCGACGGCGAGCCCGACGACGCTCGCCTGGATGCCGCGGCGACGAACCGGGAGCAAGAGGACGATTCCGAACAGCGCGATGGCGAGCCCGAACGCCGACACCGAGAACGATATCTCCCTGAGGAGGAAGTTCGTCGTGCTCCGGGACTGTGCCGGCCCGAGGATGTAGACGACCACCCCGAGCATCCCCGAGAGGTACCCCACGATGAACACCCAGTACCCGTAGACGTCCTTCGCCGAATCCGCGTCCCCGACGTACTGCTCGTACAGCCGGAACAACCCACTTTCAACGCTACGAATTCCAGACATTGACTAACACACTTGGCCAAAACAACTATTAGGATAAGAATATTCGGATACCCATCGCTACTGGTTATTTCTCGATTCGTACAGGTTCGACGACGTCTGCATCAGATTTCGTTACCACCCGACTAGCAGGACGACCAGCCGTCGCGAGAATCGGTCGCTGTCGCCCGGTCAGCGGAGGGTCGCACCCGCGGGATGCGTGCGCGTCACGACCGGATCGTAGCCCGCGTCCGACAGCCCGGTCCCGAGCGCGAACACCGTGTCGCCGAGCATCGCCATCGCCGCCTCCCCGTCCACGTCGTTCACGTCCAGGATCGCCTCCCGGACGTCGTCCGTCAACAGTCCGGCCTCGCGCGCGAACGCTCGCGAGGCGTACACGAACGACCGGAGCGTCGGCTCGCCGACGACGCGAGACAGCGCGGTCTTCCCCGCCTCACTCAACTTGGTCGTGTTCCCCGCGAGCACATCCTCCGTCGACAGCTCGCCGAACGAGACGTACTCGACGCGCGCCTGCGCCGGAATCGCGTCCAGGAGATTGTGCTGTGGCCCACCCGGCTCCAGCCGGATCGGGACGCCGCCCTTCGCCTGCGCCACCACGTCCCCAAGCCCCGTCCCCGACTGGACCTCCGCACCGTGCGCGATCGTCACCAGCTCGTTCTCCGACAGCCGCCGGTCGAACGCGCGGTTCGCCGCCAGCGCCGCCCCGAGCGCCATCGCACCCGACACCCCGAACCCCGCACCCAGCGGCAACTCCGTCTCCGCCGACACCGTCGCCTCCACCTCCAACGCATCCAGCACGCGTCCCACCGGCTCCACGTCGATCGAGCTATCGTTCAAGTAGACCGCGGTCTCCTCGCTCGCCCGAACCGTCACGTCCACGCCCGCCGCGAGCGTCACGCCAGCCCCACGCGACCCCGCCACCGTCGGATCCTCGTCCGGGTGCGAACTGAAAAAACCCGTCACGTGCCCCGGCACGAACGCCGTCGCTTCATCGCTCATACCACCGAACACTCCTGCGTGGTTTAATGACTTATCGTCTCGCGGCCGACCACGACCGCCTCGCGAACCACCCACGCCGCGACGCCAGAACCAACCGACCGCAACCACTCAAAATCACGTCTCGCTTGCTCGCCAGGTCCTCGCCCTTACGGGCTCAGAGGCTGGCGATCTCGCGGGAATCCGCTCACTCCGTTTCACTCCGCTCGCTATTCCCACGCTCCAGAACAGCGCCCTTCGCCCTACGGGCTCAGGCGCTGTCTGTCGCGCGGGAACAACACAGCCTCACGAATGTTACCCAGGCCGAGCATCGTCATGACGAGACGCTCCCCGCCCAGGCCCCAGCCGGCGTGCGGCGGCATGCCGTACTTGAACATCTTCGTGTAGTACTCGAACTCCTCGGGGTCCAGGCCCTGCTGCTCGAACCCTTCGACGAGCGCGTCGTACCGATGCTCGCGCTGGCCGCCCGAGACGAGCTCCATCGTCGGATGCATGAGGTCGAACCCCGTCGACGTCTCCGCGTCGTCGTCGTAGTCCTTGATGTAGAACGGCTTGATCTCGCTCGGCCAATCCATCACGAAGTAGTGCTCGCCGATCTCGTCGCCGAGCACGTGCTCGGCCTCCGTCGACAGGTCGTCGCCGTACACGAGTCGCTCGTCGAGCTCGCCCGTCGCGTTCACGCGGTCCAGCGCCTCCTCGTACGTCAGTCGCGGGAACCCGCCCTCGGGCACCGCGAAGGAATCCTGCATGTCGAGCGCCGCCAGCTGCTCCTGGCAGTTCTCGCTGACGGCCTCGTACGCCGCGACGACGATGCCCTCGACGACGTCCATCGCGTCCTCGTGGTCGCAGAATGCGCCCTCGAAGTCGATGCTCGTCGCCTCGTTCAGGTGCCGGGGCGTGTTGTGCTCTTCCGCGCGGAAGATCGGGCCGATCTCGAACACGCGCTCCAGACCACTGCCCGCCATCAGCTGCTTGAACAGCTGCGGGCTCTGGTTCATGAACGCCTCCTCGCCGAAGTACGACACCGGGAACAGCTCCGTCCCGCCTTCGGTGCCAGTAGCGACGATCTTCGGCGTGTTGATCTCCGTACAGCCGACCGACCGGAAGTACTCGCGCGCCGCCCGCATGACTTCCGCGCGAATCTCGAAGATCGCCTTCGTCTCCGGCTTCCGGAGGTCGAGCGTGCGGTTGTCCAGGCGCGTCGGCAACTCCGCGTCCACCTTCCCCGACGGATCGAGCGGCAACTCGGTGTCCGCCGGCGCAACCAGCTCGAACGACTCCGGGACGAGCTCGACGTCCGTCGGCGCCCGCGGCTCCTCCTTCACGTCACCAGAGAACGACACCACGCTCTCCCGAGCCACGTCCAGCGCACTCTCGACGAGTTCCTCGTCCATCTCGTCCTTCTCGATCTTCACCTGGAGCTTCCCGGTCTTGTCGCGAACGATGAGGAACGCGATCCCACCGAGGTCCCGGACCTCGTGCACCCAGCCCGCGATCGTCGCCGACTCGCCGGGCGTCACGTCCGCCGCATACGTACGGTTCTCGAAACTCATACCTACCCGTTCCCGAGGCGTCCAAATAAAGACAGTCTTTCGTCCGCGTGCTGGGTTTTCTCACACTGACTCCCGGTTCGAGCCAACCGACCACGCACACGACCCGCTCCTCCACCGTCTCTACTAGGAGAGTGCCCGCCACAACGACCGAACAGAACGCCCCCGCACGCTCGACCCGCTCGTTCATCGTATATCCTTCGAGCCCGACCCCCACGACGACCGACCAGAACGCCCCCGCGCGCTGGACCCGCTCCTTCACCGTATATCCTTCGAGCTCGACCCCCCACGACGACCGACCAGAACGCCCCCGCACGCTCGACCCGCCGGGACCGCACCTGCGCTCCTCGGCGTCGCTCCGCTCGCCTGCGGTGCTTGATGGGTCCGGGCGGGACCGACCGCGCGGCCCCGTTCAGTCCCACCCGACCGCAACCGCCACGTAGCCTCGTCCTCCCCAGCCGATTCCTCCCTCACTTCGTTCGGTCGTCATCCCTCGCACGGTTTCGACGCAGACGCACTCGTCTTCACTCGTGCGTCTGCGACACCGCGCGCCAGCCGGCCGACGAACGGTCCATTCGACCCACCAATCCGGCCGCGAGCGGCGCGCGAAGCGTCGCGCGAGCGCGCTGCGAGCAGGGGGAGGGCAGGTCGCGGCGCGGTCGCGGTTGCGGCGCGGTCGCGGTTGCGGCGCGGTCGCGGTTGCGGTGCGGTCGCGGTTGCGGTGCGGTCGCGGTTGCGTCGAGGTCGCGGTGGGTGGGACTGAAAGGGGCGGCGCGCTCGGGCGGCCTCGCGACGCAAGCACCGCAGCGAAGCGAGGAGCGCAGCGAGCGCGGGCGGTCGAGCGCGGCGGGGCTTTCTGGGCGGTCGCGGTTCGGTGCGTGGTGGTCTTCGCAGGAGACGAACTGAATCACGCCGAGCTGCGTGGTGAGGAGCGCGGCGGGGCTTTCTGCGTGGTCGCAGTCCCGAACGCGGTCGTCGCGAGTCCAGTCGGTACGGGTCGAGAACTGCCGGCGGGAGAATCGAGCGCGAATCCCGCGAGAACGCGGCCTAGGCGTCCTTTGCGCCGTTGACGGTTTCGGTGACGGCGTCGACGCCCTGGTCGTGGACGAGGTCGCCGACGACGACGACGTCGGCGTGTTCGCCCATGAGGTTCGCGGACTCGTAGTCGTGGATGCCGCCGCCGTAGAACAGCGTCGCGTCCTCGAGCGCGTCCCCCGCGGCCGCGACCTTCTCGGGGTCGCCGAGCGTCCCCGAGTACTCGACGTACACGACGTCCTGGCCGAACATCTGCTCGGCGACTTCCGCGTACGCCGCGACGTCGTCCGCGGCCAGGTCGCAGTCCGCGTCCGTATACTCCGCCACGCTCGCCTCGGGATTCATCACGATGTAGGCCTCCGTCGTCGTCCGCTCCCAGTCCAGGCCGTTCTCGATCCGCACCCACTCCTTGTGCGCGCCCGTCACCCAGAACACGTCCCCCGCGTTGAACACGACCGGCACGAGGTAGCCGTCGAGCACCGGCGAATCCACCACCACGCTCGGGTTCGACGGCTCCTGGTAGACGGGGAGGTCGTACTCGGCCGCCCGCTCGATGAACGACACCATCTTCTCCTCGGTCATCCCGAGCGTCCCACCGATCTCCAGCGCGTCGGTCCCACACGCCGCCACGTCGGCGAACGTCTCGTCCTCGTACAGCTCCTTGTCCGGGTCCAACTTCAGGACGTGATCCCAGTCCGCCCACGGCTCGCTCATACCCCCAGAACCCCGGCGCGAGGGTAAAGCACCTTCGGTAGATGGACAGGTGACGTACCCCGAGTGGGTCGTCGATTTTTCTGGTGTCGCCTTCGTGCCGTGCGTTTTAATTGTCTCAGTTGTATGGGGGCGGTATATGGTGGAGAATTTCAGCGAGAAGGCGGATTTCATCTGGGAGATTGCCGACCTTCTCCGGGGGGATTACAAGCAGTCGGAGTATCAGAAGGTCGTCCTCCCGCTCACGGTCTTGCGCCGCCTCGATTGCGTGACGGAGCCGACGAAGGACGAGGTGCTCGCGCGGGCGGCGGAACTGGAGGATGCGGGTATCGAGAACAAGGCGCCGATGTTGAAGGATGCGTCGGGCGAGGCGGTGTACAACACGAGCGAGTACACGTTCGAGTCGCTGTGTTCGGACCCGGACGACATCGCGGAGAACCTCCAGTACTACATCAATCAGTACGACGAGGACACGAAGGAGATCTTCGACAAGTTCGACTTCGACCATCAGATTCAGCGGCTCGACGATGCGGATCTGCTGTACAAGGTCATCCGGCAGTTTTCGGAGATTCCCCTTCATCCGGACGAGGTCCCGAACGAGGAGATGGGGTACATCTACGAGGAGCTCATTCGGAAGTTCAACGAACTCAGCAACGAGACGGCTGGGGAGCACTTCACGCCGCGGGAGGTCATCGAGTTGATGGTGAATCTCATCTTCGACGAGGACGACGAGGTGCTGTCGGAGGAGGGCGCGGTGCGGACGGTGTACGACCCGGCGTGTGGGACGGGTGGGATGCTGAGCGTCGCGCAGGACCACGTGCGCGAGTTAAACGAGGCGGCGAACCTGCACGTTTTCGGGCAGGAGTTGAACCCGGAGTCGTATGCGGTCTGTAACTCGGACATGCTCATCAAGGGCCAGAATCCGGACAACATCGTGTACGGGAACTCGTTCACCGACGACGGGTTCGACGACCGGAAGTTCGATTACATGCTCTCCAATCCGCCGTTCGGGGTCTCCTGGAAGAAGGTCAAGGACTACATTGAGCGCGAACACGAAGAGCAAGGGTACGCTGGTCGGTTCGGTGCCGGAACGCCGCGGGTGAGCGACGGTGCATTCCTGTTCCTCCAGCACATGCTGAGCAAGATGAAGGACCCCGACGACGGTGGGTCCCGCGTCGCCATCGTCTTCAACGGGTCGCCGCTGTTCACGGGCGGTCCGAACAGCGGCGAGTCAGCCATCCGGCGGTGGATCATCGAGTACGACTGGCTGGAAGCCATCGTCGGTCTCCCCGAGAACCTGTTCTACAACACGGGGATTCACACGTACATCTGGGTGCTGAACAACGACAAGCCCGAGAAACGCGCTGGAAAAATCCAACTCATCGACGCTCGCGAGATGTACGAGGAGATGGACGAAAGCCTCGGAGAGAAGCGTCATAAACTCTCGGCGAACCATATCGATGAGATTACGGAGATTTTCGGCGACTTAGAGGCGAACGGACGGTCAAAGGTGTTTGATAAGGAGGAATTCGGTTATCGACGCATCGTTATCGACCGCCCACTCCGAATGAGTTTCCAAGCGACCGAGGAGCGCATCGAAGATTTGCATGACGAACGGGCGTTCACCAACCGGGACAAGGAGACTCAGAAAGCCGTAAAAGAAGCACTGATGGCTCTGGATCCGGAAATACAGTGGTTGAATCGCGACGAGTTCATGGATGAGGTCGAGTTGGCGTTCAACACGCATGGTGTGGATGTTCGAAACAGTGTCTATAATGCCATTGAACGTGCGCTTGGTGAACAAAATCCTGATGCTGAAATCGTGAGAGACAGTAATGGTGACCCGGAGCACGATACCGACCTACGGGACCGTGAGCGCGTGCCATTGGGCGAGGACCCTATCGAGTATTTTGAGCGGGAAGTAAGGCCCCACGTTGAAAACGCGTGGGTTAATAGAGAGAATAAATATTACGACGAAAAAGATGACAAGCTAGGAAAAGTAGGGTATGAAATAAATTTCAATAAATACTTTCACCAGTATGAACCGCCTCGCTCGTTGGAGAAAATTAATGAGGATATTGAGCATACAGGTGAGGAAATCGTTGAGTTACTGAAAGAGGTCAGTAAATGAAGAACCCAGCAAGTGCCAAAGCAAACCGGGTTGAGAGCACATTTCCTGAATTACCTACTGAATGGGAGTGGGTGAGCCTAAAACACCTCTGCTCAATATCGGCAGAGTACGGGCTAAATATTTCATCTAGTGAATATGGCGATGATGGAATTCGCTTGATCAGGACAACTGATATTTTGGAAAAGGGTGCCCTCCAAGAGAATGATGCAGTCTACATACCACCATCTGAGGCAGGAGACACTATTTTGAAAGATGGTGATATATTGATATCTAGGAGCGGGACAGTGGGTCTTCCATTCCGATATGATAGTTCAATCCACGGTCCTTGCACCTTTGCTAGTTATCTGGTTAGATTCCGACCGCAAGACCATCTCGATTCGCGTTTCTTTGAATATTTCACCCAGTCAAAACTTTTTGAGGAACTAGTTAATGCTGAGCGTAGTGAGTCAACTATCTCGAACGTCTCTGGTCGGAAATTTGCGCAATTCTCCTTCCCTAAACCCCCAGTTGAAAGGATGAGATTGGTAGCAGACTATCTCGACTTTCATATAGAAACTATAGATGAATTAATAAAATATAAAAAGAATCTGTTAGGGCTGTTGGACGAGAAACGAAGGGCTGTTATAGAGGACTTCATGGCCTCTGACGGGAAATCTGTACCACTCAAATATCTCGTGGATTCCACTCCTGGCTATGCGTTCCCAAGTGCTGAGTTCACTACTAATTCAGAAAATATGAGGCTTCTAAGGGGTGTGAACGTAGGAGTTGGGGAACTCAATTGGGACGAGACTGTTTATTGGCCAGAAGAGAAAATTGATGACTTTGAGGATTTTCTCCTACAACCAGGCGATATTGTCCTTGGAATGGACCGTCCTTGGATTAGTGACGGAATTCGCGTGGCAAAACTGGACGAATCTGATTGCCCCTCGCTTCTAGTACAACGAGTCCTACGAATCCGAGCAAAAGCGGGAGTTGACCAGAAGTACGTGAGGATGATATTAGAGAGTGAGAGGTTTCGCCAGTATTTTGAACCAATAACGACCGGTGTAAGTGTCCCACACATAAGTCGCGAACAGGTGAACGAGTTTGAGGTGCCGCTTCCCCAGGAATCGTCGCAAACTTCTATTTCAGCGAAGTGGGTAGATTTCTGTAAGACAAAAGAACGATTGGAAGAGACTATTAACCAATCAATCCGCCTTCTCGAAGAAAAACGCCTAGCCCTAATCACCAAAGCAGTCACTGGGCAAATCGATTTAAGTGACTGGCAGCAGTCTGACAAGCAAGATGCGACGATATGAGTAAGGATCACGAGGAAGGGGCGTTCGAGAAGGCGATAGAGGCGCATTTAGTCGAAGAGGATGGGTACGAGTCGATTCCATCGGACGAATTCGATCAGGAGCGGGGTATCTTCCCGAGTGTCGTGATTTCGTTCGTGCAGGAGACGCAACCGGAGAAGTGGAAGAAGCTCGAAACTGCGTACAAGGGGAATGCGCGCAAGCAGTTCCTCCAGCAACTCACGAGCGCGCTGGAGAACCAGGGGACGCTCAACGTGCTCTGTCACGGATTCCGTATTGCCGGCACCGCGATCGACCTCGCAGCGTTCAAACCAAACACCGGGCTGAATCCCGAGATCGAACGCAAGTACAAGGCGAACAAGCTAGGCGTCACGAGACAGTTCTACTACTCGCTCACCGACCCCGGGAAGAGCATCGACCTCGCACTCAGCGTCAACGGCATCCCCGTCGCCACCGCCGAACTCAAGAACAAGCTCACCGACCAGAGCATCGAAGACGCGAAACGCCAGTACGAGACCGACCGCGACCCCGCCGACCCCGTCCTCTCGTTCAAGCGCGGCGCGCTCGTGCACTTCGCCGTTGACCAACACGAGGTCGCGTACACCACCGAACTCGCCGGCGACGACACGCACTTCCTCCCGTTCAACAGGGGTCACGACGGCGGCAGCGGGAACCCCCCGCTCAAATCCGGCCACCGGACCGCGTACCTCTGGGAAGACGTCTGGGAGAAAGACAGCTGGATGGAGATCATCAAGCGGTTCATCCACATCGACGAAGAGGAGATCGTCGAAGGCGGCGTGAAGGTCGACACCGAGGAGACGATGATCTTCCCGCGCTACCACCAACTCGAATCCGTCAGGGAACTCGTCGCCAGCGCACGCCAGAACGGTGCCGGCGAAGACTACCTCGTCCAGCACTCCACCGGGAGCGGAAAGAGCAAGTCCATCGCGTGGCTCGTCCACCGACTCGTCTCCCTCCACGACGAAGACGACGAATCCGTTTTCGACGGCGTCGTCGTCGTCACCGACCGCACGATACTTGACGAACAACTCCGGAACACCATATACGAACTCGACCACAAGACCGGAGTCGTTCACGCGATCAAAGACGAAGGGCAATCCAAGTCCGAAGAACTCGCGCAGGCACTCGAAGCCGGGAAGCCAGTCATCATCACGACGCTCCAGACGTTCCCGTACGTCATCGAACACACCAAGGGACTCCCCGACCGGAAGTACGGCGTCGTCGTCGACGAAGCACACAGCAGCCAGACCGGCGAGATGGCCAAGGAGATGAAGCAGATTCTCGCCGGCCAAGACATCGAGGAGGACGACGACTGGGAGGACATCCTCGCCAAGAGCGCGCAAGCCCGCGGCCAGCAGGAGAACCTGAGCTTCTTCGCGTTCACCGCCACGCCGAAAGGGAAGACGCTCGAAGCGTTCGGGCACGTCCCCGAAGACGGTGACAAACCCGAACCGTTCCACCTCTACTCCATGCGGCAAGCCATAGAGGAGGGGTTTATCCTCGACGTCCTCCAGCACTACACGACCTACGACACCTTCTCCGAAATCGCGAAAGCGATCGAGGAGAATCCACAGGTGCCGAAGAAGAAGGCCGTGAAGGCCGTCGCGAACTTCCTCAAATTCCACCCGCATAACATCTCCCAGAAGGTCAAGGTCATCGTCGAGCACTTCCGGAATCACACCCAGCACAAGATCGGCGGGCAGGCGAAGGCGATGGTCGTCACCTCCTCGCGCCTCCACGCCGTCCGGTACAAGAAAGCGATCGACGACTACGTCGAAGACAACGGCTACACCGACTTGAGTGCGCTCGTCGCGTTCAGCGGCACCGTCGAGGACGACGGCATCGAGCACACGGAAAAGGGGATGAACGACGGCATCAAGCAGTCCGAACTCCCGAGCAAGTTCGAGACCCAGGAGTACCAGGTGCTCGTCGTCGCCGACAAGTACCAGACCGGGTTCGACGAACCGCTCCTGCACACGATGTACGTCGACAAGAACCTCTCCGGGATTCAAGCCGTCCAGACGCTCTCGCGTCTCAACCGAACGCATCCCGGGAAGGACGATACGTTCGTCCTCGACTTCGTGAACGACCAAGAGGACATCTACGAGGCGTTCGAACCCTACTACGAGCGAACGACCGTCGAGGAGACAACCGACCCACAGCACATATACAAGCTCGAATCCGACCTCGACGCGTTCCAAATCTACACCGACAAGGAGGTCGAGAAGTTTGCCGCAGCCTTCTTCGGCCCAGACAACACCGGGACGGACCAGTCTCACGCAGAACTGGAGAGTCACATCCAACCCGCGCGCGACCGATTCAAATCGAAGGGCGAGGAAGTCAAGGACGACTTCCGGTCGACGCTGAAATCGTTCCTTAGACTGTACAAGTTTCAGTCCCAGATCGTGAACTACTCCGACCCTGAACTGGAGAAGCTCTACACTTTTGGACGATTCCTCTACAAGGAGCTACCGAGTGCGTCCGCGTCTTCTCGCGTGGAGTTCAACGACGAACTCGCTCTCCAGTACTATCGACTGGAGAAGTCCGAAGAAGGTGCAATCGACCTCCAGTCGTCCTCCCGAGAGGTTTCCGTCCCGACGGACACCGGGACCCGACAGCAGGACGAAGAGGAAGTCGACCTCTCGACCATCATCGACCAGATCAACGAGAAGTTCGGGACCGACTTCACCGAAGCGGACAAGCTCTTCCTCGACCAGCTCAAGGAGGACGCACTGGAGAAGGACGACCTCCAGAAATCTGCTCAGGTGAACAGCAAGGAGAACTTCGCGCTACAGTTCGACGAAGAACTGACGAAGATGATCATCGACCGTCGAGAGCGCAACCATGACCTGTTCAAGGAGTTCATGGACAACGACGACCTCCGGGACGCAATAACCGAACACCTCCGAAATCAGGTGTATCAGGAGAGTCAAACCGTCGAAAGCTGACACCGATTTCGCGCTTTCCGAGCCCTGACGACCGAAGTTAGGCTTTCGCTTGCCAGGTCCGGATCTGGTCTTCGCTGACGCCGTCGACGCTGCCCGCGATCTGGTCGGGGTCGGCGTCCGTCAGCGCGTCCAGACTTTCGATGCCGGCGGCGGCGAGTTTC
Above is a genomic segment from Halorubellus sp. JP-L1 containing:
- a CDS encoding DUF1508 domain-containing protein, whose protein sequence is MSGIRSVESGLFRLYEQYVGDADSAKDVYGYWVFIVGYLSGMLGVVVYILGPAQSRSTTNFLLREISFSVSAFGLAIALFGIVLLLPVRRRGIQASVVGLAVALGGVVLFLQAYPGEWTPAQGEPTVMAVYAVGCGILAGITGLVPVLTGERAMLVEAEGIDEHPPIMLGEAEEDAMFAVHRDDYGDWTWNVVHEEAMASATGSARTRPDAEDAIDDLKEQIGNARLLEITTAAFRLYESAEDGWRWLLMRDDGGVVAESQAEFDARDGAEDDVSFLKDRAPTAEIVDIEGAAFNYHQDDDGWHWELLDDERRALASGVAAANSRSSAVDQAEHAGDLLADGRTIVLESYGVELHEAGDGWRWRILDSDQRELVSSRTAYDGRRSAEAAVERVLSDLEDASTTVAGNPTYEVFDDGDDWQWRLVDDADDVIARHHEPLADRASAERGARALQSGAAEADVVEVDGAAYETYPDGEEWHWRLVTQDRSVVADSTEAHESDEAAREGIERVRSQAAEADLIEFEEAAFQVYEADSGEWRWRLIDEDGAVMADSGAEHDSRGEATEAMFTLKEKAPDADIIEIDTAAFEIFRDDDADGWAWRLIDEAGKLIAADPHVHDSRSGAREAMNALTSDLHAEIRTMETAAFQTYTDGDDWRWRFVLPENRTVAASADAHSTRDDLHRSVEELREDATVASLFTIGELSVQLQETDEWRFRLLDRNRDVLADSEASYETEDAARDVVANLQSNAADAPVFVEDAAIWVTRDDDGWQWELQSAERASLATGQAARRSSSEVLDRVERVQRLAPEAGEVDFGVASFEVYPESEGEAPSWRWRLLDDGRTVVTEGAESYPSERAARDALADVRDLIGGASILEIDSAAFELHAAEDGWRWKLVDDNGDSMATSTRVYDTRVAAREAMNTVKETAPDGWVNFAERQRV
- a CDS encoding pantoate kinase — encoded protein: MSDEATAFVPGHVTGFFSSHPDEDPTVAGSRGAGVTLAAGVDVTVRASEETAVYLNDSSIDVEPVGRVLDALEVEATVSAETELPLGAGFGVSGAMALGAALAANRAFDRRLSENELVTIAHGAEVQSGTGLGDVVAQAKGGVPIRLEPGGPQHNLLDAIPAQARVEYVSFGELSTEDVLAGNTTKLSEAGKTALSRVVGEPTLRSFVYASRAFAREAGLLTDDVREAILDVNDVDGEAAMAMLGDTVFALGTGLSDAGYDPVVTRTHPAGATLR
- the aspS gene encoding aspartate--tRNA(Asn) ligase, which codes for MSFENRTYAADVTPGESATIAGWVHEVRDLGGIAFLIVRDKTGKLQVKIEKDEMDEELVESALDVARESVVSFSGDVKEEPRAPTDVELVPESFELVAPADTELPLDPSGKVDAELPTRLDNRTLDLRKPETKAIFEIRAEVMRAAREYFRSVGCTEINTPKIVATGTEGGTELFPVSYFGEEAFMNQSPQLFKQLMAGSGLERVFEIGPIFRAEEHNTPRHLNEATSIDFEGAFCDHEDAMDVVEGIVVAAYEAVSENCQEQLAALDMQDSFAVPEGGFPRLTYEEALDRVNATGELDERLVYGDDLSTEAEHVLGDEIGEHYFVMDWPSEIKPFYIKDYDDDAETSTGFDLMHPTMELVSGGQREHRYDALVEGFEQQGLDPEEFEYYTKMFKYGMPPHAGWGLGGERLVMTMLGLGNIREAVLFPRDRQRLSP
- a CDS encoding phosphoglycerol geranylgeranyltransferase — protein: MSEPWADWDHVLKLDPDKELYEDETFADVAACGTDALEIGGTLGMTEEKMVSFIERAAEYDLPVYQEPSNPSVVVDSPVLDGYLVPVVFNAGDVFWVTGAHKEWVRIENGLDWERTTTEAYIVMNPEASVAEYTDADCDLAADDVAAYAEVAEQMFGQDVVYVEYSGTLGDPEKVAAAGDALEDATLFYGGGIHDYESANLMGEHADVVVVGDLVHDQGVDAVTETVNGAKDA
- a CDS encoding class I SAM-dependent DNA methyltransferase: MVENFSEKADFIWEIADLLRGDYKQSEYQKVVLPLTVLRRLDCVTEPTKDEVLARAAELEDAGIENKAPMLKDASGEAVYNTSEYTFESLCSDPDDIAENLQYYINQYDEDTKEIFDKFDFDHQIQRLDDADLLYKVIRQFSEIPLHPDEVPNEEMGYIYEELIRKFNELSNETAGEHFTPREVIELMVNLIFDEDDEVLSEEGAVRTVYDPACGTGGMLSVAQDHVRELNEAANLHVFGQELNPESYAVCNSDMLIKGQNPDNIVYGNSFTDDGFDDRKFDYMLSNPPFGVSWKKVKDYIEREHEEQGYAGRFGAGTPRVSDGAFLFLQHMLSKMKDPDDGGSRVAIVFNGSPLFTGGPNSGESAIRRWIIEYDWLEAIVGLPENLFYNTGIHTYIWVLNNDKPEKRAGKIQLIDAREMYEEMDESLGEKRHKLSANHIDEITEIFGDLEANGRSKVFDKEEFGYRRIVIDRPLRMSFQATEERIEDLHDERAFTNRDKETQKAVKEALMALDPEIQWLNRDEFMDEVELAFNTHGVDVRNSVYNAIERALGEQNPDAEIVRDSNGDPEHDTDLRDRERVPLGEDPIEYFEREVRPHVENAWVNRENKYYDEKDDKLGKVGYEINFNKYFHQYEPPRSLEKINEDIEHTGEEIVELLKEVSK